The Sabethes cyaneus chromosome 3, idSabCyanKW18_F2, whole genome shotgun sequence DNA window tgacagttggcttatccgcccttttcaaacgTTGGTCGataaatcaaggtgacgtcatctgacAGATACTAgtgcccttgtttacaaacagaccgcagagtccaaaaaagtttcagctgtttaaacggtAAGTTTATTGTTTAAACTGAGCTTAAACAGcataggactaaatttaaaaagccattatgcctataaaatgttaaaatacacgCTACATTTGCTATAAACGAAGAGGAAAATATTCCAAggtgtaaacaagggcgccagtatctatcaattgatttggtctatttcatTCATAGACGTCAAAATATTTTCACACATGCATTTTCCTCTAGTTGCTTTAAATTGTAATCGAAAAATGTGTTTTCAATTCCATCACCAGTTGATTTGTGGTCGTTTACTTGTAAACCCCTATTATCCATTTCGTTCTAAACaaacaaattcagcagtaaaaacGAAACCAAAATCAACAGAGGCCTCTCGCTTCGAATGGGAAATCGAATTACAGTAAACACCCGCTGCATGGTAACGGCAGGtccaataattttgtagcattTCGTTGATAATACTTTTTACGTCATTTtttcataataaaattttaaatttaaattcacaGAGAACAGGCATTTATGTtcatatatggtcggtgttaaatcgaaccggaccaagtcgcaaaatttaaaaaaaatcagcgttttgtcacttggttcggtctgacttatctggtttatgaacctagtaccctgatcgacgacgccaaccagatctcccctttttgagatactgcagtctgcgtactatttgtgctccacgattgcagagcaagggttccgaggttaaatatcatcttgtacgaaactgagattccgaagatgatatttactcagACAATGTCCTGTCGTAAGACCGGTAATccagatctctcttattgagactcagcaacttttgagtaacccaggggtggatactcgacgttatatatttatttagattgtttgagcgattgtacagccatcctactggccataactgctcggctctccttttgtttcagcccaccctccagcatacagtcagagatcaggcagagtgaatctcgacccgtgagtagaaagttttgaagccacatcttcgtttgtcgactcacaacgagtcggcgtgttgaggatagacgaggatcaggactgaacctctgctagcgcatcgttcaagtcctgctcctcccctacCCTCCTCTCCACCTCTttcgcttatagtccatatatactagcgccagaggaacCAAAGGTTGACAGTGTGCAGCAAAAGAATCAttcctgaaaagttatgtgaatattttccacccagcttttcctgtactatttacgtgatttttaggtagttcgcacgcatactaatgcgttaacgtgaaaatcagatagatgttattattttttccaataacaatcacctgaaagtcacgtaaatcccagtagagaaatttacgtgatttttcacgtggaaaggacgtgtggattattttgagtgtttagttgggaaactatagtcacagacaaacagacataacactcgttttccattcaccgtaccgattaaaccgtcatttcaaatttgggcttagttgggaatgtctccgttttggtcaaagtggcgctttttgacgaaagaaggggtaTTCCCTATAGAAagtacttgctacttcgagggatacccatattgctatttgatatttgggaatttcgatcatagatggtgctagtgttcaggctaaatgtgaggtacgataatttttgttgatttttcttccaagagttatgtctgtttgtctgtgctatagtGGTGCACGCTAGCATAttgggtgattttaatttgaaattttatccaagaattcccgaaaaatttgttccagaatggatgtctgttctctgtgattaggccgtatgaataaaagagttagagcaaacgctcccatacgatttaaacgggaaaagcaaagtaaactgttttattcatatggcctaTTGGCACACATTGTCAATGAAAGCTCGATCTTGTCAGTGAGGCAAGCGCCACGTGGCGGGAGCATTACCAATTACTTTCAAAATGGAGGTTTGAAGCTTTTACACAACCCGCGATAaaaagatgaatgtctgttctctgtggtaaattcacataaattgctacagaaataaaaaactacTATTGATGTTTAACCACCGATAAAGTTAAAGCATGCTTTTGATTACAAGTTCCAACTTGCAAAAGCGTACTGTAAAAGTGTAAACTGGTGTGAGCATATTTTGGTGTGACAAAATTATTTGACTGTGAGTCTATTGAGGGGAGCAATGCGCaataaatagcaagattttttcctgagctgttttcttttcagcagcgtaccccgcacATGTACACACatcagcttcaacttttgtcgggagggatgcgctgttgcttctgttgctcgTCATTTCTTATTACGCttaatcaatttactttggaaaGAAGATCATCACCTTTCTTCACCTTGGCATTTACACTCACCGCTGGTCAAGTCGAGCAGCAGGGCTACCAGATGTACAAGTTTGTTGGCAATTTATTTACCGCGATTAGAAGTTCATGGAACAGATTAaactttaataataataatgcacAACTGTCTGCTTCTTTTTGTTTCTGTGCATATTTGCATCTTTCCAGATTAATACAAAATTCAGAATTTGCTaagatttaatttttgtttttcgataAACTCGTAaactctagatagaattaacaaaagggcgaatgtcgcaaacgtaaacaaaacgagtgagagattatttttgctgggccagcataggaaaatcaactctcactcggtttgtttacgcttgcgacattcgcccttttgttagttctatcttcaactgcatatttttcgattttcgagcAGTTTTTACTGTTTCGAGCAGTTGCTATTCCCATTTTAAAAATCTCTGGCCTCTCtgtttaaaaatttgttttgaacagGCTAATGTCAAATTGTCAGAGTCAGAGCGATCCGTGCGATCCGGTGCTTTCATTTTAGATTGAGTTTTTattttgccaaatatttaaattacCATGTTTCTCACGAATATTCTGTTGAAAAAAGTGAAGAGCAAGTAAGTTAACCATTGTTTACGTTTTTCAAGCTCATTACAGACAGCTTTAGCTTGTGTTCGCACAATTATTTGGCGGTGCATTGCTTATACGCAAATTcactaataaatttaataaaatttacagaaaTATTCTGGTCCTAATGGAGAGCGCCGTTAGTGGACATCAGTTCAATATGATACGCGAAAGATTGGCAGATAAAATGGAGCTTATCCGGTTCGATCCGTACAGTAAGtgtcaatttcaattcaaagctAGCAGTTatgaaaacaaacatttttcctTGCAGTTCAACGTGACTGTTTATACAGAGAGCGCAAACGCATTAGAAGTATGAAATGAGTTGAATTAGCAGCAAAACTGTGtgtttggtaggtaatatatgTATGTTGAATTAAAAAACCGAAAAGTAAGTTTTCATCCGAAATCCGGTACGATTAGGACATTTTTGAAAGCTTGTCGATTGTTCTTTCAAAGTGTTGCATAATATGAAAGAGCATTTTAATACAAACAATTCTAAAAACCTGTGCAAACAGTAAAACTCCATAATATGATTTCGATAGGAATATTTTATTCACTTCTTTGAGTGGAGCTTTCGATCGATTGGTTAGTTTGCTATAAACCCAACATAAAATAAAGGCAAACACCGCGTGATTCAAGACTCAGGACTtagcttttttcatttcatccCAGTATTTTTGTACCTCGATTCCTTCCCAGTGCGCGCATTCAATTTTCACGAAGACACTGAAATTAAGAGTTAAGAAGTCTTATTGATAAGAAAATTCACATGGAAGCCAAAATTACTTTTTGTTAAGGTATTCCAGCCCAttccgctctttatcattcaaTCCGTTGTAAAAAGCATCCAAATTCAACGCTACCAGTGATTCACGTTGCATGCCGCACAGAAAGGTTGCCGGTCCTTTCATCTGTATGAAATGGTACATAGCCAATTTGCCCAGCTCAACATCATTCTCCTGGCAATAGGTACTAGCCTCTTTGCAGACGGCTTTCGTTTGCTCCGGTGCGGGATGCCACCATTGGGGACCCGCGTTCGTGAGCAAACCCATCCCGTGACCGGCCGCACAAACCACCGCTAGCTTGTTGGCTTCGAAGAACGGCATGAACTGTTTCAGTGTGTCGTCGATCAACGAATTTCGACAGTAGCACAGAACGGAATCAAATCGCCCGGGTGCTCGTGAAATTAAATCCTTTAGAACATCAATCGGATAGGCAGAGACTCCGATGTATCGGAGCTTACCTTCTGCTTTGAGCTTCTCCAAAGCGGGTAGAGTTTCATTGATTATTACGTCCAAGTTAGGCGCGAATTCAACATCGTGTATCttgaaaagtaataaaaaaaagctattttggtttgATCAGTAACTTGGCATAGATACCTGAACAACGTCTAAACAATTTAACCCAAGAAGATTCAAGCTTTTTTCGACACTTTCGCGAGTTTTCTTAGCACTATAGTCAAACATTTTCTCGTATTCCAACTCGTAACGTCCAACTTTCGTTGCGAGATAGTAAGATTGTCGTGGAACATTCTTGAGAGCTAATCCGAGAATTTCCTCTGAACGACCTTGCCCGTACCACGGAGCAGTGTCGATGTAGTTGATCCCACTTTTCAGCGCTAAGTGCACCGCTTTGATTCCTTCAGTTTCACCTAAGTTTCTGCAAAACAAAAAGAGTTGTTATTAACTTATAAAATACCATAAGTTGCACCTTACCCATAGAGCTTACTCAACGTCCCGGCTCCAAGAGATATTTCCGATACCACTAAATCGGTTCTACCAAACCGATTAAATTTCATTTTACTGACGATTGCCTCATCGTGAAAACCCTTCACAAAGGTAGCTGCTAGCGACGGTTCCATGTCACAAATTGTTTTCATCTGCTATCACTCTGGGGCGATACTATTTAAATAGGCAGTCGCTCAAGCCGCTTATCAATCACAACCACTATCGCTTCTGTTTGAAGTTGATATTTGTGAATGGAATTGCAAAATAAATATCTTTTTGATTTGTTTGCCACTGCGTTTACTGAATAAACTTTATGTTTGGGGTTAAAGCGGTTAAACAAAAgataaattatttgtttttagcaaaaaaaaaatgtatatcTTAAGTAAATATTTCAatgcatttatttaaaaatttaattcataTTTATGGGTCGAATTTAGAGCAGGAAGCTTTTGCATGAAAAAAGCTTCAATTCGCTGCCGCTTGTAGATGGAAAGCTTAGGTGAAAGCATAGTTTACTAGTGTAGTTGTGCTTTTGCTCATTTATAGTATCCcgataaaaaaatatatgtttttcGTCGTTTCGTAACTAACTTTCGTTGAGCGGATCGATTTTGAATTAACCAATTGTAGCGACGTTTTACATGTGCGCCTACTAGAGACTCTCCTTACTCATCATCAGTATGAAGCCCAGATGTTCGAACTAGTGGGGCTGTGCCTGTATGGTCAGACGACTTTTAAAAGATCAATttcttttcattgttttttttgcaGTAGAAAATCTCAAAAATATTTCCTCAAATTTTTAAGCCATTTGAAGGATAACTGGCATCGCACGAAAAACATTGGAGGTAAACCATTGGAATTGCGGTACCTGGAATGTCTGAACTCTTCATGAACTGGTACGGGCTAGGGGCTAGCCTGCTCGTGCCAGGTGTATTTCGAGAGCTCAGGGACACAAATGGCTAATAACAGTTTATGTTCAGAATAATAGATAAataaatggccaagaaccactgGCAACGGCACCTCACTGGACTATTTAAAGGATTTGAAAGAAGGAAAAAGTATCGAAGAAGTAAGTGGAAGGTGGGGTCGCCCGCATCTATAAAAAGGACCGTGGCATTAAGCGCCATTAAGCTGGTCAACGCTCCTAGATTTTAtaacgtcgtctatccccaatagcaagagaattggTAGGGCAGAACCAGGCTGGCTTTATAAGGGTCCGTGCTACTGGGGATCAAATTTGACGGAGAGTTatcaaatcctccagaaatgccgggagtacaacgtgcccacgcatcatattttcatggatttcagagcagcatacgatacagtcgatcgagaccagctatggcagataatggacGAGAACGAATTTTCGGACAAGCTACCCTTTTTTATATATTGTTTgcgcagggagaaaatcttcatagacagcacctggACCTGGACAGCGCCATAGACTAGGATTCGCAAGGTACAAACATGTGCCTACGTCCATCACCTGTTATCACGTCCGtcaccgccctatcgacggcgcCTCATGCGCGCTGCtccgcgcacattctctgcacgatgttgtcggcgttggtgtttGCTCCAAGCTCCAACGAGCGCCGAGTGGCCTCgaaacgcgggcagtgaaacatcgctccgccgtttcctcggctaccgtacaAATGGGGCAAAAGGGCGAGTCTACCCGtccacgcgtatgtagatagttcttaaagcatccatcaCCAGACAAAAACTgggtaaaaaaaaagtttccctcaccatgtcttctaccgatccaggacgagatgttctggatcagcctatgggtccatcTGCCGTGTTCGGCGTGGTCCCATTCTACCTGCCATCg harbors:
- the LOC128743053 gene encoding uncharacterized protein LOC128743053, translated to MKTICDMEPSLAATFVKGFHDEAIVSKMKFNRFGRTDLVVSEISLGAGTLSKLYGNLGETEGIKAVHLALKSGINYIDTAPWYGQGRSEEILGLALKNVPRQSYYLATKVGRYELEYEKMFDYSAKKTRESVEKSLNLLGLNCLDVVQIHDVEFAPNLDVIINETLPALEKLKAEGKLRYIGVSAYPIDVLKDLISRAPGRFDSVLCYCRNSLIDDTLKQFMPFFEANKLAVVCAAGHGMGLLTNAGPQWWHPAPEQTKAVCKEASTYCQENDVELGKLAMYHFIQMKGPATFLCGMQRESLVALNLDAFYNGLNDKERNGLEYLNKNVFVKIECAHWEGIEVQKYWDEMKKAKS